In a genomic window of Spirosoma agri:
- a CDS encoding CBS domain-containing protein — protein sequence MLAAELIDPMLPALKPTDSVGQALDWMQEHRIGQLALIDQGDYRGVVSEELLMDVPDSDQPLSNVMRLFEKIYVHEDQHLFEIMGLIIQNRMDVVAVLNEGREFTGTISANELLKQFAQELGVQEAGAILILSLNERDYSMAEISRLVESNNVKIISSYFSSAAYGMPDRSRLTLKLNRRDITPVISTLERFGYQIESAFANAPVESIDQERLDSLLRYLNT from the coding sequence ATGCTGGCTGCCGAACTCATAGACCCGATGCTTCCAGCCCTGAAACCGACCGATTCTGTCGGGCAGGCGCTGGATTGGATGCAGGAGCACCGCATCGGCCAACTCGCGCTCATTGACCAGGGCGATTACCGGGGTGTGGTTAGCGAAGAACTTTTGATGGACGTTCCTGACAGCGATCAACCGCTAAGCAATGTGATGCGTCTGTTTGAAAAAATATACGTTCATGAAGATCAGCATCTGTTCGAGATTATGGGGCTGATCATCCAGAATCGTATGGATGTTGTTGCCGTTCTGAACGAAGGGCGCGAATTCACCGGTACAATTTCAGCCAACGAACTGTTGAAACAGTTTGCGCAGGAGCTTGGTGTTCAGGAAGCCGGAGCCATCCTTATTTTAAGCCTTAACGAACGTGATTACTCGATGGCCGAAATTAGCCGGCTTGTCGAATCGAACAACGTAAAGATCATAAGCAGTTATTTTTCGAGTGCCGCTTACGGTATGCCGGATCGCTCCCGGTTGACCTTGAAACTCAATCGGCGCGATATTACGCCGGTCATTTCAACCCTCGAGCGTTTCGGCTATCAGATTGAATCGGCATTTGCCAATGCCCCCGTCGAAAGCATTGATCAGGAGCGACTGGATTCGCTGCTTCGCTATCTTAATACATAG
- a CDS encoding anthranilate synthase component II produces MDLLVVDNFDSFTYTLVDYLHQAGATCHVVRNNEPMDRLTKTTVAGVVLSPGPGTPQQAGRLMEVIAHYHQQLPMLGVCLGHQAIGEFFGATLGPAARPMHGKVSEIRVQTDDRLFRNLPRQFAVTRYHSLVLRDLPDTLIATAVTGQHELMAMRHRTLPIWGVQFHPEAALTAFGVPILSNWINFLRFSTVQQEKSAMFGLLH; encoded by the coding sequence ATGGATCTGTTAGTCGTTGATAATTTCGATTCGTTTACGTACACGCTGGTCGACTATCTGCATCAGGCAGGGGCCACCTGTCATGTTGTGCGGAACAACGAGCCGATGGACCGGCTAACAAAGACGACTGTTGCGGGTGTGGTGCTCTCACCGGGGCCGGGGACACCCCAACAAGCCGGTCGATTGATGGAGGTGATTGCGCATTACCATCAGCAGCTGCCCATGTTAGGGGTCTGTTTAGGGCATCAGGCAATCGGTGAGTTTTTTGGCGCTACCTTAGGCCCGGCGGCTCGACCGATGCACGGTAAAGTGTCCGAGATTCGGGTACAGACCGATGATCGGCTGTTCCGGAATTTACCCCGGCAATTTGCTGTTACCCGTTATCATTCGCTGGTGCTCCGTGATTTGCCGGATACGCTCATTGCTACGGCGGTTACCGGCCAGCACGAACTGATGGCGATGCGGCACCGGACGTTGCCGATATGGGGGGTGCAGTTTCATCCGGAAGCGGCTTTAACCGCATTCGGTGTGCCCATTTTATCGAATTGGATTAATTTTTTGAGGTTTAGTACAGTACAGCAGGAAAAATCGGCTATGTTCGGGCTCCTGCATTAA
- a CDS encoding hydrogen peroxide-inducible genes activator, which produces MTLSQLDYIVAVDTHRHFATAADSCHVTQPTLSMQIHKLEDELGILVFDRSKQPVVPTEAGQAVLAQAREVLRAARRIPEIVSESKNDFQGDLKIGIIPTLAPYLLPYFIGEFIETYPAVSVQIQELVTEQIIERLRNGLIDVGLVVTPLAENGITEIPLFKEPFVVYAADSHLLANKDFIDPQDLHTDGLWLLTEGHCFRNQVMNLCGADRKANGTALRYETGSLETLIKLIDKQDGFTLLPYLATLDMDETRRTRIRSFSDPQPVREVSLVMHRSFLKRKLINALKQEILDHLPDELVGETKPGKVVGVTK; this is translated from the coding sequence ATGACGCTTTCCCAACTCGATTATATTGTGGCTGTCGATACGCACCGGCACTTTGCAACAGCCGCCGATAGCTGTCATGTCACTCAGCCGACGCTAAGTATGCAAATCCATAAACTGGAAGATGAGCTTGGTATTCTGGTGTTTGACCGATCGAAACAGCCGGTCGTACCAACTGAGGCCGGACAGGCCGTTCTGGCGCAGGCACGGGAGGTGTTGCGGGCGGCTCGCCGAATACCCGAAATCGTGAGCGAGTCGAAGAATGATTTTCAGGGCGATCTGAAAATTGGGATCATCCCGACACTGGCTCCTTATCTGTTGCCGTATTTTATCGGGGAGTTTATCGAGACCTATCCGGCGGTGTCGGTACAGATTCAGGAGCTGGTAACGGAGCAGATTATCGAACGGCTTCGCAATGGCCTTATCGATGTCGGTCTGGTTGTGACGCCTTTGGCCGAAAACGGGATCACCGAAATTCCGTTATTCAAGGAGCCGTTCGTGGTCTATGCCGCTGACTCGCACCTGTTGGCCAACAAGGATTTCATCGATCCGCAGGACCTTCATACCGATGGCCTCTGGCTGCTGACGGAGGGCCATTGTTTTCGCAATCAGGTCATGAACCTTTGCGGAGCCGACCGAAAAGCCAATGGCACGGCCTTACGCTATGAAACGGGATCGCTCGAAACACTCATCAAACTGATCGATAAACAGGATGGGTTCACGCTGTTGCCTTACCTGGCCACGCTCGATATGGACGAAACGCGCCGGACCCGCATTCGCTCGTTCAGTGATCCTCAACCGGTACGCGAAGTGAGTCTGGTCATGCACCGTAGTTTCCTGAAACGGAAGCTGATCAATGCGCTGAAACAAGAGATCCTGGATCATTTGCCGGACGAACTGGTTGGCGAAACGAAACCGGGGAAGGTGGTTGGGGTGACGAAATAG
- a CDS encoding alpha/beta fold hydrolase: protein MNYQIREEAGFRYVDEGQGDVLLLLHGLFGALSNWDGVINGFSDRYRVVIPLMPIYEMPMREASLEGLVAFIEKFLAHKQLTDLTLLGNSLGGHLALLYSFKHPDQVQRLVLTGSSGLFENGMGGSFPKRGSYDYISERVAYTFYDPKVASKELVDEVFEITSSIPKCMSIVGIAKSAQRNNVAKDLYKINVPTLLVWGLNDTITPAEVGYEFNRLIADSELHFIDKCCHAPMMEHPDRFNVLLNDWLERHPMANEQLSVSTMHS, encoded by the coding sequence ATGAATTATCAGATTCGGGAGGAAGCGGGTTTCCGCTACGTAGACGAAGGTCAGGGTGATGTATTGTTGTTGTTGCATGGGCTCTTTGGGGCGCTAAGTAACTGGGATGGTGTCATCAACGGTTTTTCCGACCGATACCGGGTGGTTATTCCGCTTATGCCGATCTATGAAATGCCGATGCGCGAAGCTAGTCTGGAAGGGCTCGTGGCATTTATCGAAAAATTTCTGGCTCACAAGCAACTGACAGACCTGACCTTGCTGGGCAACTCGCTCGGCGGGCACTTGGCCTTGTTATATAGTTTCAAGCACCCCGATCAGGTGCAGCGGCTGGTTCTGACGGGAAGCTCGGGTCTGTTCGAAAACGGAATGGGCGGCTCGTTTCCCAAGCGCGGCAGCTACGACTACATTTCTGAGCGGGTGGCCTACACGTTCTACGATCCGAAAGTGGCATCGAAAGAACTTGTCGATGAGGTATTCGAGATTACGAGCAGCATTCCCAAGTGCATGAGTATTGTTGGGATTGCCAAATCGGCTCAGCGCAACAATGTTGCGAAAGACCTCTACAAGATCAACGTGCCAACGCTGTTGGTATGGGGCCTGAACGATACGATCACCCCTGCTGAAGTCGGGTATGAATTCAATCGGTTGATCGCCGATTCTGAGTTGCATTTTATCGACAAATGCTGCCATGCGCCCATGATGGAGCATCCCGACCGGTTCAATGTGCTGCTGAACGACTGGCTCGAACGCCATCCGATGGCTAATGAACAGTTGTCTGTAAGCACCATGCATTCCTGA
- a CDS encoding DUF6089 family protein — MKQYHYLTVGVLVSIFSILTSSDSEAQRRPNTNFLPYSSVSFGVGTSHYYGDLAGYRQFIKATYIMPRWNLGIGYTRQFTPHFAARASFTWARIAGDDYTFNKGNLDKNLIQYTRNLHFRNDLKEFAVSGIYNFVADGRNSGVRAKLTPYIFGGIALLAHSPEARTPAGTDAGEYEAQKWVKLQPLHTEGQGQPGYEKPYSLVTAAIPVGFGLRYRLNENFNLGFEIGYRYTFTDYLDDVGGPYADPSVLQGLATKMGDRRQQQFAARYKNAPDRYTILTEMYNAGGQSQADVLNALQTPERGANGLLRDGYILTSFQIHYIIPGKIKCPPIK; from the coding sequence ATGAAGCAATACCATTATCTGACAGTAGGTGTTCTCGTAAGTATTTTTTCCATACTTACTTCGTCAGACAGCGAGGCTCAACGACGGCCTAACACCAATTTTTTACCGTATTCGTCGGTTAGTTTTGGTGTTGGTACGTCCCATTACTACGGCGATCTGGCAGGTTACCGGCAATTCATAAAGGCCACGTACATCATGCCGCGCTGGAACCTGGGAATCGGCTACACGCGTCAATTTACCCCGCATTTTGCTGCACGGGCTTCCTTCACGTGGGCTCGTATTGCGGGTGATGATTACACGTTCAACAAAGGGAACCTGGATAAAAACCTAATCCAGTATACGCGAAATCTGCACTTTCGGAATGACCTGAAAGAGTTCGCCGTTTCGGGTATTTACAACTTTGTGGCAGACGGTCGCAACTCAGGCGTTCGTGCCAAGTTGACGCCCTATATTTTTGGCGGAATAGCCTTATTGGCGCATAGCCCGGAAGCCCGGACGCCAGCCGGTACGGATGCCGGAGAGTATGAAGCGCAAAAATGGGTAAAATTACAACCCTTGCACACCGAAGGGCAGGGACAGCCCGGCTATGAAAAACCCTATTCGCTCGTTACGGCGGCCATTCCGGTTGGTTTCGGTCTGCGCTATCGCCTGAACGAAAACTTTAATCTTGGTTTCGAAATTGGCTATCGCTACACCTTTACGGACTATTTGGACGACGTAGGTGGACCTTACGCTGATCCATCGGTCTTACAAGGTCTGGCCACTAAAATGGGTGATCGTCGGCAACAGCAATTTGCTGCCCGCTACAAAAACGCCCCTGATCGCTATACTATACTCACGGAAATGTATAACGCAGGAGGACAAAGTCAGGCTGATGTGTTGAACGCCTTACAAACGCCCGAACGTGGGGCGAACGGCCTGTTACGGGATGGTTACATACTGACGAGTTTTCAGATCCACTACATCATTCCGGGTAAGATCAAATGCCCGCCTATTAAATAG
- the porG gene encoding type IX secretion system protein PorG, with protein MSKRQIHNAWLLVAGLFISLSVHAQKIEVGGGLGGMLYKGDVSTRLNPRSYRPAGNLFFRYNATRSFSMRAGVAVGSFQAEDHFSSDPLQQARNYSFRSTTSEATIDLEYNFLNYKLLPKVKNWTPYVFAGLGLYNYTNAVVKARALLNFPLGIGVKYEIKRPWSVGLEFGTRFTNNDYLDGLGERTYGVTTNKLAQGNPALNDSYTYTAITLSYTFYKIVCP; from the coding sequence GTGAGCAAACGACAAATCCACAACGCCTGGCTACTTGTAGCCGGGCTTTTTATCAGTCTTAGCGTTCACGCGCAGAAGATCGAGGTAGGGGGCGGGTTAGGGGGAATGCTGTACAAAGGCGACGTATCGACCCGGCTCAATCCGCGCTCCTATCGTCCGGCGGGCAATCTGTTTTTTCGCTACAACGCGACGCGTTCGTTTTCAATGCGGGCAGGAGTGGCAGTAGGTAGTTTTCAGGCGGAAGATCACTTCAGCAGCGATCCATTACAACAGGCCCGTAACTATTCGTTCAGAAGTACGACCAGTGAAGCAACGATCGATCTGGAATATAATTTTCTGAATTATAAGCTGCTACCCAAAGTGAAAAACTGGACACCCTACGTCTTCGCGGGATTAGGACTCTACAATTACACAAACGCAGTCGTGAAAGCCCGTGCGCTCCTGAATTTTCCCCTCGGCATCGGCGTCAAATACGAAATCAAACGCCCCTGGAGTGTTGGGCTGGAATTCGGCACCCGATTCACCAATAACGATTACCTGGATGGCCTGGGCGAACGGACCTATGGCGTAACGACGAACAAACTGGCGCAGGGCAACCCGGCTTTAAACGATAGCTACACGTATACGGCCATCACACTTAGCTATACGTTCTACAAGATAGTTTGCCCCTAA
- a CDS encoding NAD(P)/FAD-dependent oxidoreductase, with translation MPANSSSQSAAYSSSDPVVIVGAGLAGLTCACYLKQAGIKALVIEATDGVGGRVRTDVVDGFLLDRGFQILLTAYPEAQQLLNYADLDLKSFRSGALIRHQAEWLTLVNPFQEPLSAFRVLASSVGTIGDKLRIVELIRRTQSLSVSELFQQTPTTTLAFLREYGFSDQIIERFFRPFFGGVFLEDGLTTSSNFFEFCFRMFFTGEAAVPAKGIGAIADQLASRLSPDQIRLSTPVSRIEGNTVHLTTGDTINAGAIVLAVDAAQAAALLGRPAPADQSFNHTTCTYFATSSELPDVSKQRLLLLNTNRTAMVHNVAILSDVAPAYAPAGQTLISVSTQGLVTTNATDLTERIRTELGEWFGEAVKTWRHLRTYHIPQALPAYPPDRAGTDAIHELLKLGENLYQCGDQTTYPSLNAAMQTGRLVAELIKKQ, from the coding sequence ATGCCTGCGAATTCGTCCAGTCAGTCGGCAGCTTATTCTTCATCCGATCCCGTAGTTATTGTTGGCGCTGGCCTGGCGGGTCTTACCTGTGCCTGTTATCTCAAACAGGCAGGCATCAAGGCCCTGGTGATCGAAGCAACGGATGGCGTAGGCGGGCGCGTCCGCACCGATGTTGTAGATGGGTTTCTGCTCGATCGAGGGTTTCAGATCTTGTTGACCGCCTATCCCGAAGCCCAACAGCTACTCAACTACGCTGACCTTGATCTAAAATCCTTCCGATCGGGGGCGCTCATCCGGCATCAGGCGGAATGGCTTACGCTCGTCAACCCGTTTCAGGAACCGCTATCGGCCTTTCGCGTATTGGCGTCATCGGTGGGAACCATCGGCGATAAACTGCGTATTGTCGAGTTGATTCGCCGGACGCAGAGTCTTTCAGTTAGCGAGCTATTCCAGCAGACACCAACCACGACGCTGGCCTTTTTGCGCGAGTACGGCTTCTCGGATCAAATCATCGAGCGGTTTTTCCGGCCCTTTTTCGGGGGTGTCTTTCTGGAAGACGGCCTTACAACATCGAGTAATTTTTTCGAGTTCTGTTTCCGGATGTTCTTTACGGGCGAAGCGGCAGTACCAGCCAAAGGCATCGGTGCCATTGCCGACCAGCTGGCCAGTCGTTTATCACCCGATCAGATCCGGCTCAGTACACCCGTTTCACGCATCGAAGGCAACACGGTTCATCTGACGACGGGTGACACCATCAACGCGGGCGCGATCGTTCTGGCAGTCGATGCCGCCCAGGCAGCCGCTTTACTTGGTCGCCCTGCGCCCGCCGATCAGTCGTTCAATCATACAACCTGCACGTATTTTGCCACCTCATCGGAACTACCCGATGTGTCGAAACAGCGGCTGCTGCTGTTGAATACCAATCGAACGGCGATGGTTCATAACGTAGCCATTCTGAGTGATGTCGCACCGGCCTATGCGCCTGCCGGACAGACGCTTATTTCGGTCAGCACGCAGGGACTCGTCACGACAAATGCCACGGACCTGACGGAACGGATACGAACGGAGTTAGGTGAGTGGTTTGGTGAGGCCGTGAAAACCTGGAGGCATTTGCGCACCTACCATATTCCGCAGGCATTGCCCGCTTACCCGCCCGATCGGGCGGGGACAGACGCGATCCACGAATTGCTCAAACTAGGCGAAAACCTCTATCAATGTGGCGATCAAACCACTTACCCGTCTCTGAATGCGGCCATGCAAACGGGACGTCTGGTCGCCGAGTTAATCAAAAAACAGTGA
- a CDS encoding flavin-containing monooxygenase, giving the protein MKAAVDVAIIGAGFAGLTAAIRLKERGTPFILFERADQVGGTWRENVYPGAACDIPSHLYSLSFAPNPNWSRTYSTQPELLSYLKTIVERYDLGPRIRYNTEITRAEFLPGTGCWTLTDQAGNATTARVLIVAVGPLNRPIIPKLKGLETFAGKTFHSSAWDTAYELTNKRVAVIGTGASAIQFIPKIAPAVKQLTVFQRTAPYITPRRDRLVSSAEQQIFQRLPVVQKAYRSLIYWINEVQGLSFLGNKTGNKLGTKIALQHLRKSIDDPELRRKATPNYTFGCKRVLISNDYYPALTRPNVELVTDTISEIRPDSIVDKNGTHYPVDAIIFGTGFMVSGMIARMNIIGRYGQNLFDQWLTQGAEAHYGITASGYPNLGFLVGPNTGLGHNSIIHMIESQVNYLLDYLSQLDRADEGAFLDVKPEAQQRFNANIQQKMAGTVWASGCKSWYLDAQGRNATLWPSLTVSYRKATRQIDPADYEVVHSPQEVPQTLV; this is encoded by the coding sequence ATGAAAGCAGCGGTTGATGTCGCCATAATCGGCGCAGGCTTTGCCGGTCTCACAGCGGCCATTCGCCTGAAGGAACGCGGTACTCCGTTCATCCTGTTCGAACGGGCCGATCAGGTGGGTGGCACCTGGCGAGAGAATGTCTATCCGGGTGCCGCCTGTGATATTCCGTCGCATCTCTACTCATTGTCCTTCGCGCCAAATCCGAACTGGTCGCGCACCTATTCGACCCAACCCGAACTACTGAGCTATCTTAAAACCATCGTTGAGCGCTATGATCTAGGCCCCCGGATTCGGTACAACACGGAAATAACTCGCGCTGAATTTTTGCCCGGAACCGGTTGCTGGACACTTACCGATCAGGCTGGTAACGCGACAACGGCCCGTGTTCTTATCGTTGCCGTTGGTCCGTTGAACCGACCGATCATTCCTAAGCTAAAGGGGCTGGAAACGTTTGCGGGTAAAACCTTTCACTCATCGGCTTGGGACACGGCCTACGAGCTGACCAACAAGCGCGTAGCGGTCATCGGCACGGGAGCCAGTGCCATTCAGTTCATTCCGAAAATAGCGCCTGCTGTCAAGCAACTAACTGTTTTTCAGCGAACGGCCCCTTACATAACCCCGCGACGAGACCGGCTTGTGTCATCGGCTGAACAGCAAATTTTCCAGCGGTTGCCGGTGGTGCAAAAAGCGTATCGATCGCTGATCTACTGGATCAATGAGGTTCAGGGCCTGTCTTTTCTGGGCAACAAAACCGGTAATAAACTTGGCACGAAGATCGCGCTGCAACACCTCAGAAAATCGATCGATGATCCTGAACTTCGGCGCAAGGCAACACCAAACTACACGTTCGGCTGTAAACGCGTCCTGATCTCGAACGACTATTACCCCGCTCTTACCCGCCCGAACGTTGAGTTGGTAACCGATACTATTTCGGAAATCAGACCTGACTCCATTGTCGATAAAAACGGAACGCACTACCCCGTCGATGCGATCATCTTCGGTACTGGCTTTATGGTTTCCGGTATGATCGCTCGCATGAACATCATTGGACGCTACGGTCAGAATCTTTTCGATCAGTGGCTGACACAGGGCGCAGAAGCCCATTATGGTATCACAGCGTCGGGTTATCCAAATCTGGGATTCCTCGTTGGCCCCAATACCGGGCTGGGGCACAATTCGATTATCCACATGATCGAGTCGCAGGTCAATTACCTGCTCGACTATTTAAGCCAGCTTGACCGAGCCGATGAGGGTGCTTTTCTGGACGTTAAGCCGGAAGCGCAGCAACGCTTCAATGCCAACATTCAACAGAAAATGGCGGGTACGGTCTGGGCATCGGGTTGTAAAAGCTGGTATCTGGATGCGCAGGGAAGAAATGCGACGCTCTGGCCTTCGTTGACGGTCTCCTACCGAAAAGCCACCCGCCAGATCGATCCAGCCGATTATGAGGTCGTTCACAGCCCGCAGGAAGTACCACAAACGCTGGTCTAG
- a CDS encoding LolA-like protein, with translation MNRYYFILFFAFVSTLSTFAQSKKSANPPAQGFDLAGSDPKAVQLADQVMQAMGGRNAWDKTHLVAWNFFGVRKLVWDKWSGDVRVDNLRDDQTVILNINNDKGRVFRKGNELTEPDSVAKYVKQAKSAWINDSYWLFMPFKLKDSGVTLKYLGDEETKEGKPADVLQLTFKNVGNTPDNKYKVWIDKQSHLVSQWAHYPKFTDEQPRFTLPWSDYQQHGGILLSGERGERDITDIMVFTGLPGEVFSDFTRTDFSRYPQAK, from the coding sequence ATGAACCGTTATTACTTCATTTTATTTTTCGCTTTCGTAAGTACACTGTCAACGTTCGCCCAGTCGAAAAAATCGGCAAATCCACCAGCGCAGGGCTTCGATCTGGCTGGCTCGGACCCTAAAGCCGTCCAGCTCGCCGATCAGGTGATGCAGGCGATGGGCGGCCGAAACGCGTGGGATAAAACGCACCTCGTGGCCTGGAATTTTTTCGGCGTCCGGAAACTTGTCTGGGATAAATGGTCGGGCGATGTCCGGGTCGATAATCTGCGCGACGACCAGACCGTCATCCTGAATATTAACAACGATAAGGGCCGGGTATTCCGCAAAGGCAACGAACTCACCGAGCCTGATTCGGTGGCTAAATACGTAAAACAGGCCAAAAGTGCCTGGATCAATGATTCGTACTGGCTTTTTATGCCCTTTAAACTGAAGGATTCGGGCGTAACCCTAAAGTACCTGGGTGATGAAGAGACGAAAGAGGGGAAGCCTGCCGATGTTCTTCAACTGACGTTCAAGAACGTGGGTAACACACCCGATAACAAATATAAAGTTTGGATCGACAAGCAATCGCATCTGGTATCTCAATGGGCACATTACCCCAAATTCACCGATGAGCAGCCCCGATTCACGCTTCCCTGGTCTGACTATCAGCAACATGGCGGTATTTTATTATCGGGCGAGCGGGGCGAACGCGACATAACGGACATTATGGTGTTTACGGGGTTGCCAGGTGAGGTTTTCAGTGACTTCACCCGTACCGATTTCAGCCGGTATCCGCAGGCAAAATAA
- the hemH gene encoding ferrochelatase, with product MESPVLLPPVTGTKSPGKTGVLIVNLGTPDSPSVPDVRKYLREFLMDSRVIDIPYIQRSFLINGIIAPFRAPKSAKVYKQLWAETGSPLKYYGHVVERELQNALGSEYVVKLAMRYQSPSIKAGLDEFQQLGLTDIVVIPFFPQYASASTGSVYEKVMDIVKDWQVIPAIRFINRFLEHPKFIEGFVQLGRKYLSTYEYDHVVFSYHGLPERQITKGDVAHNVCQFGTCCESLHAMNQHCYRAQCFETTRRLVRELGIPEGKYTTCFQSRLGRTPWIKPYTDDIIRELGAKGVKSVLAFSPSFVADCLETTIEVGVEYKELFEAAGGEHWQLVESLNDSPLWIETLVDLVKTA from the coding sequence ATGGAATCACCTGTTTTATTACCACCTGTTACCGGCACAAAGTCACCTGGCAAAACGGGTGTTTTGATTGTTAACCTTGGCACACCCGATAGTCCGTCTGTACCCGATGTACGGAAATATTTACGTGAATTCCTGATGGATAGCCGCGTAATCGATATTCCCTACATTCAGCGTTCGTTTCTGATCAATGGTATCATCGCTCCGTTTCGCGCGCCCAAATCGGCCAAAGTTTATAAGCAGCTATGGGCAGAAACCGGCTCACCGCTGAAATACTACGGCCACGTTGTTGAACGCGAGTTACAAAACGCATTGGGCAGTGAGTATGTCGTAAAGCTGGCAATGCGTTACCAGAGCCCGAGCATCAAGGCGGGCCTGGACGAATTTCAGCAATTGGGCCTGACTGACATTGTTGTCATCCCTTTCTTTCCTCAATATGCCTCGGCCTCAACGGGTTCGGTCTATGAAAAAGTGATGGATATCGTGAAAGACTGGCAGGTTATTCCGGCCATTCGGTTCATAAATCGCTTCCTGGAGCATCCGAAGTTTATCGAGGGATTTGTCCAGTTAGGCCGTAAATATCTGAGCACGTACGAGTATGATCATGTCGTTTTCAGTTATCACGGGTTGCCGGAACGCCAGATTACCAAAGGTGACGTAGCGCACAACGTCTGCCAGTTCGGTACCTGCTGCGAGTCGCTCCATGCCATGAATCAGCACTGCTACCGGGCACAATGTTTTGAAACGACCCGTCGGCTCGTTCGTGAACTGGGCATTCCAGAAGGCAAATACACGACATGCTTTCAGTCGAGACTGGGCCGCACCCCCTGGATCAAGCCGTATACCGACGATATCATTCGGGAGCTAGGAGCGAAAGGCGTTAAGAGCGTGCTGGCTTTTTCGCCTTCCTTTGTTGCCGACTGTCTTGAGACGACGATTGAAGTAGGCGTCGAATACAAGGAATTATTTGAAGCTGCCGGTGGTGAACACTGGCAGTTGGTAGAGAGCCTGAACGATAGCCCGCTGTGGATTGAAACACTGGTCGATCTGGTTAAAACCGCCTAA
- a CDS encoding NAD kinase has protein sequence MKIAIHGRNFPEKARPYIQSMFDELAKRQVEVVLSQIYREFLDGAGVAHNSEAVYQTDQGIAEADFIFSLGGDGTLLDAVTHVGATEIPIVGINIGRLGFLATVSPSSIRLMIDALFTEQYSIDERALVGVRSNPDIFGSLPFGLNDFTITRTQTSSMITVHTYLDGEFLNSYWADGLIVSTPSGSTGYSLSCGGPVLLPQTNNFIITPISPHNLNVRPMIVMDSCQLAFEVESRSGNFLAALDSRSFTVDASARISVQKEAFKARLVKLSDDNFLNTLRSKLNWGWDIRN, from the coding sequence ATGAAAATCGCCATTCACGGGCGCAACTTTCCCGAAAAAGCCCGGCCGTATATCCAGTCCATGTTTGATGAACTGGCTAAACGTCAAGTTGAAGTTGTTCTCTCCCAGATTTACCGCGAATTTTTGGACGGCGCTGGCGTTGCTCACAATAGCGAAGCCGTCTACCAAACCGATCAAGGCATTGCCGAGGCTGACTTTATTTTTAGTTTAGGGGGCGATGGTACACTGCTGGATGCCGTCACGCACGTTGGTGCCACCGAAATTCCAATCGTGGGTATCAACATTGGCCGACTGGGTTTTCTGGCTACCGTGTCCCCATCGTCTATTCGATTGATGATCGATGCGTTGTTCACTGAACAGTACAGCATTGATGAACGGGCGTTGGTTGGCGTGCGATCTAACCCGGACATTTTCGGTTCGTTACCCTTTGGCCTGAACGACTTCACCATTACGCGTACGCAGACCTCATCCATGATTACGGTTCATACGTATCTGGATGGCGAGTTTTTAAATTCATACTGGGCTGATGGCCTGATTGTGTCAACACCATCAGGATCGACGGGCTATTCGCTCAGTTGCGGTGGCCCGGTTCTATTGCCTCAGACCAATAACTTTATCATCACGCCCATCAGCCCGCATAACCTCAATGTGCGTCCCATGATCGTTATGGACAGCTGCCAGCTGGCGTTTGAGGTTGAAAGCCGCAGTGGAAATTTCCTGGCCGCTCTCGATTCCCGTTCATTTACCGTTGATGCATCCGCCCGAATCAGCGTTCAGAAGGAAGCCTTCAAAGCCCGGCTTGTCAAGCTTAGCGACGATAACTTTCTGAACACGCTCCGCAGTAAGCTGAACTGGGGCTGGGATATCAGAAATTAA